TCAATCAGGTAGTTCGTCCGCGGCATGACGCCGGTGCTCCGCCGCGGGCAGGCCGTTCACTCCCCAGTCCGCCATCTCCACTTCCTGGATGATCACGAAGGTCAACCCCGGCGGCTTGTCCAGCACGTTTGCGAGGAGGTCCGTCGCCCCCTTGATGAGCGAGGCTTTCTGCTCGGGCGTCGTCCCCTCTCGGGTGATCTGGATCGTCACGATCGGCATGGTCATCTCCTCGGGGGTTACCAGTGTCCGGCGTGCGCGCCGCCGTCGACGTGCAGCGTCTCGCCGGTCACGAATGCGGCCGATTCCAAGTAGAGCACCGCCTCGACCACCTCCCGGACCTCGCCCATCCGCCCCATCGGATGGAGCCCGGCGAGGGAAGCGTGCGTCTCGGGGGCGTGCATCGGCGTTTTGATGACACCCGGGGCCACCGCGTTCACGCGGATGCCCCTGTCCGCGTACTCGATGGCCAGCGACCTCGTGACCGCATCCAGCCCGCCCTTGGTGAGGGATGCCAGCGCCGACGGCACGCCCTTGAAGGGCTGTCCCACGAGCGTCGTGGTCAGGTTCACGACGTGCCCGCCGCCCTGCGCGAGCATCCGGCGGATGGCCCGCTGCGAGACGTGGAAGAACCCCGTCAGGTTCACCGACAGCATGGCGGCGAAGTCGTCCTCGGTATACTCGGTGAACGGCCTGGAGATGAAGCTGCCTGCGTTGTTGACCAGCGTGTCGACCCGGCCGAACTTCTCGACCGCGCCCCCGATCACCCGGTCGGCAACCCCCGGGTCGGAGATGTCGCCGGCGACGGCCAGTACGTCCGCCGAGGCGTCGGGCTTGATGGACCGGGAGTTGGCAACGACACGGTAGCCGCGGTCGAGGAACCCTCGGACCAATCCTTCGCCGATCCCTTGCGATGCCCCGGTGATGACGGCGACCTTGCGTTCGGTACTCATGACGAAGCTCCTATTTATCAGAGTGCCAACCGGCGCGGCTCATTCTTCATACATTCGTGAACTTGCCTGGATCCAGGACTCGCCGGTCTCATTGCTCGCGCGTCGCCTTTCGGTTATACCCCATCGCGACCTCATACGGTTCGTGTTATTGTGATCCGACTTTCAACGA
The DNA window shown above is from Paludisphaera mucosa and carries:
- a CDS encoding tautomerase family protein gives rise to the protein MPIVTIQITREGTTPEQKASLIKGATDLLANVLDKPPGLTFVIIQEVEMADWGVNGLPAAEHRRHAADELPD
- a CDS encoding SDR family NAD(P)-dependent oxidoreductase — its product is MSTERKVAVITGASQGIGEGLVRGFLDRGYRVVANSRSIKPDASADVLAVAGDISDPGVADRVIGGAVEKFGRVDTLVNNAGSFISRPFTEYTEDDFAAMLSVNLTGFFHVSQRAIRRMLAQGGGHVVNLTTTLVGQPFKGVPSALASLTKGGLDAVTRSLAIEYADRGIRVNAVAPGVIKTPMHAPETHASLAGLHPMGRMGEVREVVEAVLYLESAAFVTGETLHVDGGAHAGHW